The following are encoded together in the Halopseudomonas salegens genome:
- the gloA gene encoding lactoylglutathione lyase: MSRHFESAPGLCENRDRDTEGFVFNQTMLRIKSPEATLDFYTRIMGMTLVKKMDFEEMKFSLYFLAAIDTHDLGNWSADPRVRLVQTFGRPAMLELTHNWGTENDEDFAYHNGNDEPKGFGHIGFAVPDLDGACERFEKLGVSFVKRPQDGKMKDIAFIRDPDGYWIELFTPSKLPGVLG; the protein is encoded by the coding sequence ATGAGTCGTCATTTCGAGTCTGCGCCGGGTTTGTGCGAGAACCGTGATCGGGATACCGAGGGGTTTGTGTTCAATCAGACCATGTTGCGCATCAAGTCGCCGGAGGCGACGCTGGATTTCTATACCCGCATCATGGGTATGACGCTGGTGAAGAAGATGGACTTTGAAGAGATGAAGTTCAGTCTGTATTTCCTTGCGGCGATTGATACCCACGACCTGGGCAACTGGTCGGCGGACCCTCGGGTGCGTTTGGTACAGACCTTCGGGCGCCCGGCGATGCTGGAGTTGACGCATAACTGGGGTACCGAAAACGACGAGGACTTTGCTTACCACAACGGCAACGACGAGCCCAAAGGCTTTGGCCATATCGGTTTTGCGGTGCCGGATCTGGATGGCGCTTGCGAGCGCTTCGAGAAGTTGGGGGTGAGTTTCGTCAAGCGGCCGCAGGACGGCAAGATGAAGGATATTGCCTTTATCCGCGATCCGGATGGTTACTGGATAGAGCTGTTTACCCCGAGCAAGTTGCCCGGCGTTCTGGGCTGA
- the katG gene encoding catalase/peroxidase HPI, with protein sequence MSDNNNGKCPVMHGSNTKLHGSGAMNKDWWPNQLNLSILHQHNPKSDPMGEDFNYADEFKKLDLAAVKKDLTELMTNSQDWWPADYGHYGPFMIRMAWHAAGTYRVADGRGGASTGNQRFAPLNSWPDNGNLDKARRLLWPIKQKYGNKLSWADLYILAGNVAIDSMGCKTFGFGGGRQDIWAPEEDIYWGAEEEWLATSDKPKSRYSGDRELETPLAAVQMGLIYVNPEGPDGNPDPLASARDIRETFARMAMNDYETVALTAGGHTFGKTHGAGDAANVGPEPEAAPMEQMGFGWKNSHGSGKGRDTITSGLEGAWTPTPTQWDMSYFDVLFGYEWELTKSPAGANQWAPKNLEEKDKAPDAENTSQRVGIMMSTADMAMREDPSYRKISEHFHKNPEEFADAFTRAWFKLTHRDMGPKSRYLGSDVPQEDLIWQDPVPAVDHELINDQDIADLKSKLLASGLSVSELVFTAWSAASIYRDSDKRGGANGARIRLAPQKDWEANQPEQLARVIKVLEGVQSDFNAAQSGNKKVSLADLIVLGGAAAIEKAAKDAGHTITVPFAPGRTDATDEQTEVDSFEWLKPEADGFRNYAKAKFTVSPEEMLVDKAQLLGLSAPEMTVLVGGMRVLNANHGGSKHGVFTDKPGTLSNDFFVNLVDMGTEWAPTAADPDVFEGKDRNSGQVKWTGTRVDLVFGSNSQLRALVEAYAQDDAKEKFVKDFVKAWNKVMNADRYDLV encoded by the coding sequence ATGAGTGACAACAACAACGGCAAATGCCCCGTGATGCATGGCTCGAACACCAAGCTGCACGGCAGTGGCGCCATGAACAAGGACTGGTGGCCGAACCAGCTGAATCTCAGCATCCTGCATCAGCACAATCCCAAGTCCGACCCCATGGGTGAAGACTTCAACTATGCCGACGAATTCAAGAAGCTCGACCTCGCAGCGGTGAAAAAAGACCTCACCGAGCTGATGACCAACTCGCAAGACTGGTGGCCGGCTGATTATGGTCACTACGGCCCCTTCATGATCCGCATGGCCTGGCACGCAGCCGGTACCTACCGAGTCGCTGACGGCCGCGGTGGCGCCTCCACCGGCAACCAGCGCTTTGCCCCGCTCAACAGCTGGCCGGACAACGGCAACCTCGACAAGGCTCGCCGCCTGTTGTGGCCGATCAAGCAAAAGTATGGCAACAAACTGTCGTGGGCCGATCTGTACATTCTCGCCGGCAACGTCGCCATCGACTCAATGGGCTGCAAAACCTTTGGCTTTGGCGGCGGCCGTCAGGATATCTGGGCACCTGAAGAAGACATCTACTGGGGCGCCGAAGAAGAATGGCTGGCCACCAGTGACAAGCCGAAGAGCCGCTACAGCGGTGATCGTGAGCTGGAAACCCCACTGGCCGCCGTACAAATGGGTCTGATTTACGTCAACCCGGAAGGCCCGGATGGCAACCCCGACCCACTGGCATCAGCCAGAGACATTCGTGAAACCTTCGCCCGCATGGCCATGAACGACTACGAAACCGTCGCCCTGACTGCCGGTGGTCACACCTTCGGCAAGACACACGGTGCCGGCGATGCAGCCAATGTCGGCCCCGAGCCGGAAGCAGCGCCGATGGAGCAGATGGGCTTCGGCTGGAAAAACAGCCACGGCAGCGGCAAAGGCCGCGACACCATCACCAGCGGGCTGGAAGGTGCCTGGACCCCGACGCCAACCCAATGGGACATGAGTTATTTCGATGTGCTGTTCGGCTACGAATGGGAACTGACCAAGAGTCCGGCGGGTGCCAATCAGTGGGCACCGAAAAACCTTGAAGAAAAAGACAAGGCACCGGATGCAGAAAATACCAGCCAGCGCGTCGGCATCATGATGAGCACCGCCGACATGGCCATGCGCGAGGACCCGTCCTACCGCAAGATCTCCGAGCACTTCCACAAGAACCCGGAAGAGTTCGCCGACGCCTTCACCCGCGCCTGGTTCAAACTGACCCACCGCGATATGGGGCCGAAATCCCGCTATCTCGGTTCGGACGTACCGCAGGAAGACCTGATCTGGCAGGATCCGGTGCCAGCAGTCGATCATGAACTGATCAACGATCAGGACATTGCCGACCTCAAGTCCAAGCTGCTCGCCTCCGGCCTCAGCGTTTCCGAACTGGTGTTCACGGCCTGGTCGGCAGCCTCGATCTACCGTGATTCGGACAAGCGCGGTGGTGCCAACGGTGCCCGCATTCGCCTGGCCCCGCAGAAGGACTGGGAAGCCAACCAGCCCGAGCAACTGGCCCGGGTCATCAAGGTACTCGAAGGGGTGCAAAGCGACTTCAACGCGGCCCAATCGGGCAACAAGAAAGTCTCACTGGCTGACCTGATCGTACTTGGTGGCGCAGCTGCCATCGAAAAAGCCGCCAAGGATGCCGGTCACACCATCACCGTGCCCTTTGCACCGGGCCGTACCGATGCGACCGACGAGCAGACCGAAGTGGATTCCTTCGAGTGGCTGAAGCCAGAAGCCGATGGTTTCCGTAACTATGCGAAAGCGAAGTTCACCGTGTCGCCGGAAGAAATGCTGGTCGACAAGGCGCAACTGCTCGGCCTCAGCGCCCCGGAAATGACCGTACTGGTCGGCGGCATGCGCGTCCTGAACGCCAACCACGGTGGCAGCAAGCACGGCGTATTCACCGACAAGCCGGGCACGCTGAGCAATGACTTCTTCGTCAATCTGGTCGACATGGGAACCGAATGGGCACCCACCGCAGCTGACCCCGATGTGTTCGAAGGCAAGGATCGCAACAGTGGTCAGGTCAAGTGGACCGGTACCCGCGTAGACCTGGTATTCGGTTCCAATTCGCAACTGCGTGCGCTGGTCGAAGCCTACGCCCAGGACGACGCCAAGGAGAAATTCGTCAAGGATTTCGTCAAGGCGTGGAACAAGGTCATGAATGCCGATCGTTATGATCTGGTCTGA
- a CDS encoding acyl-CoA thioesterase has product MTTKPQRSDYPYLHPITTRWHDNDIYGHVNNVTYYGYFDSAVNSWLITQGGLDIHNGQQIAFVVSSSCDYFAPIAFPDPIDVGVRVAKLGNSSVNYELAIFKPGSNDACAAGRFVHVFVERSSNRPCPIPDGPRAALQRLTN; this is encoded by the coding sequence ATGACCACCAAACCCCAGCGCAGCGACTACCCCTACCTGCACCCCATCACCACCCGCTGGCACGACAACGACATCTACGGCCACGTCAACAACGTCACCTACTACGGCTACTTCGACAGCGCCGTCAACAGCTGGCTGATCACCCAAGGCGGCCTCGACATCCACAACGGACAGCAGATCGCCTTCGTCGTCAGCTCCAGCTGCGACTACTTCGCCCCCATCGCCTTCCCCGACCCCATCGACGTCGGCGTGCGCGTCGCAAAACTCGGTAACAGTTCCGTCAACTACGAACTCGCCATCTTCAAACCCGGCAGCAACGACGCCTGTGCCGCCGGCCGCTTCGTCCACGTCTTCGTCGAACGCAGCAGCAACCGCCCCTGCCCCATCCCCGACGGCCCCCGCGCCGCCCTGCAGCGCCTGACCAACTGA
- a CDS encoding iron-containing alcohol dehydrogenase — MTPFLFATTAQILCEPGSAVRLAELCRERGATRVMVVTDPGITQLGLLEPSLADFARQNLSVQVFDQVVADPPEAVVQTAVDQAIAMQADMVVGFGGGSSMDVAKLVALLAHPNSQQTLADIYGVGNAKGQRLPLIQVPTTAGTGSEVTQISIITTGETTKMGVVSPLLLPDLALLDADLTLGLPSAVTAATGIDAMVHAIEAYTSKIKKNPLSDMLAREALRLLAGNLDEAVHNGKNREARQAMLLGALLAGQAFANAPVAAVHALAYPLGGHFHIPHGLSNSLVLPSVIAYNAPAAQELYAELAPLLVKDLKPGSAASLTEQLVNALADLSPRCNLPSRLRDADVPESSLEMLARDAMLQQRLLVNNPREMTEADALAIYRQAF, encoded by the coding sequence ATGACTCCTTTTCTGTTTGCCACCACTGCCCAGATTCTCTGTGAACCCGGTTCCGCCGTACGCCTGGCCGAACTCTGCCGCGAACGCGGCGCCACCCGCGTCATGGTGGTCACCGACCCCGGCATCACCCAACTCGGCCTGCTCGAACCCAGCCTGGCTGATTTTGCCAGGCAAAACCTGAGCGTGCAGGTGTTTGACCAGGTTGTCGCCGACCCACCGGAAGCCGTGGTGCAAACCGCCGTTGATCAGGCCATCGCCATGCAAGCCGACATGGTCGTCGGTTTCGGCGGCGGCAGCTCAATGGACGTCGCCAAACTGGTCGCCCTGCTCGCCCACCCGAACAGCCAGCAGACACTCGCCGACATCTACGGCGTCGGCAATGCCAAAGGCCAGCGCCTGCCGCTGATCCAGGTACCGACCACCGCCGGCACCGGCTCCGAAGTCACCCAGATCAGCATCATCACTACCGGCGAAACCACCAAAATGGGCGTCGTCTCGCCATTGCTACTGCCCGACCTCGCCCTGCTCGACGCCGACCTCACCCTCGGCCTGCCCTCCGCCGTCACCGCCGCCACCGGCATCGACGCCATGGTGCACGCCATCGAAGCCTATACCAGCAAGATCAAGAAAAACCCACTATCCGACATGCTCGCCCGCGAAGCCCTGCGCCTGCTCGCCGGCAACCTCGACGAAGCCGTACACAACGGCAAAAACCGCGAAGCACGCCAAGCCATGCTGCTCGGCGCCCTGCTTGCCGGCCAGGCTTTCGCCAACGCCCCGGTCGCCGCCGTGCACGCACTGGCCTACCCGCTGGGCGGCCACTTCCACATCCCCCACGGCCTGTCCAACTCCCTGGTCCTGCCCAGCGTCATCGCCTACAACGCGCCCGCCGCGCAAGAGCTCTACGCCGAACTGGCCCCGTTACTGGTCAAAGACCTCAAGCCCGGCAGCGCCGCCAGCCTGACCGAACAACTGGTCAACGCCCTGGCCGACCTCAGCCCGCGCTGCAACCTGCCCAGCCGCCTGCGCGACGCCGACGTCCCCGAATCCAGCCTGGAAATGCTCGCCCGCGACGCCATGCTGCAACAGCGCCTGCTGGTGAATAACCCGCGTGAGATGACTGAAGCCGATGCACTGGCGATTTATCGGCAGGCGTTTTAA
- a CDS encoding ribonuclease J: MRKNAPPALQTLIGCRYMPSSGGISLLDSVMPAPRFDQLHNQIGPFFLPLGGAGMFGANFYLFGSAGQWIAVDCGFALQSHPSGRNQVSIPSLAALERYDIKLSALLITHGHEDHIGAVAHLWKALDCPLYASPFAARLIRNKLDALQEWPRLHEIKPLEPIGIGNFQAEWIPVTHSIPESHAIMLEVAGKRLYHSGDWKLDAEPLVGGLTAQARLQALGRTGVDVIIGDSTNAPVAGASRSEAAVREGLLDAVRECKQRVVVTCFASNLARLHALAEISRDTDRYAALLGRSLLRMQGVARQMDYLTATDSFIGPWELGFLPRSQQLWICTGSQGEPAAALGRVASGRHPQLVLERGDTVIFSSRLIPGNEESLARIRADLTAKGIEIIDDEMAPVHASGHPPQEDLRQLYGWLRARYLLPVHGENYHQQAHMAFGRELGLQGLVPNNGDLIDLSAQPARVAELPWGLVELPPS, from the coding sequence ATGCGCAAGAACGCGCCGCCGGCTCTGCAGACTCTGATAGGCTGTCGATATATGCCCAGTAGCGGCGGTATTTCCTTGTTGGATTCAGTCATGCCCGCACCACGCTTTGACCAGTTGCACAATCAGATCGGCCCGTTCTTTCTGCCCTTGGGCGGTGCGGGCATGTTCGGGGCGAATTTCTATTTGTTCGGTTCTGCCGGTCAGTGGATCGCAGTGGATTGCGGCTTTGCCCTGCAATCGCATCCCAGTGGACGCAATCAGGTGTCGATTCCCAGTCTGGCGGCATTGGAACGCTATGACATCAAGCTCTCGGCGTTGTTGATTACCCACGGCCATGAGGATCATATCGGTGCGGTGGCCCATCTGTGGAAGGCGCTGGATTGCCCGCTGTATGCCAGTCCCTTTGCTGCCCGCCTGATTCGCAACAAGCTGGATGCGCTGCAGGAGTGGCCGCGGCTGCACGAGATCAAGCCGCTGGAGCCCATTGGTATCGGCAATTTTCAGGCGGAATGGATCCCGGTGACCCATTCTATACCCGAGTCCCATGCCATCATGCTCGAGGTGGCCGGCAAGCGCCTGTACCACAGTGGCGACTGGAAGCTGGATGCCGAGCCGCTGGTGGGTGGCCTGACCGCGCAGGCGCGCCTGCAGGCGTTGGGCCGTACCGGGGTGGATGTGATCATCGGCGACTCGACCAATGCCCCGGTGGCGGGTGCCAGCCGTTCTGAAGCGGCGGTGCGCGAAGGCCTGCTGGATGCGGTGCGTGAATGCAAGCAGCGGGTGGTGGTGACCTGTTTTGCCAGCAATCTGGCGCGTTTGCATGCACTGGCTGAGATCAGCCGCGATACCGATCGCTATGCGGCACTGCTCGGACGCAGTCTGCTGCGCATGCAGGGGGTGGCGCGGCAGATGGATTACCTGACCGCAACCGACAGTTTTATCGGCCCCTGGGAGCTGGGTTTCCTGCCGCGCAGTCAGCAGTTGTGGATCTGTACCGGCAGCCAGGGTGAGCCGGCGGCAGCCCTGGGGCGGGTGGCCAGCGGGCGGCATCCGCAACTGGTGCTGGAGCGCGGCGATACGGTGATCTTTTCCTCGCGGCTGATTCCGGGTAACGAGGAGAGTCTGGCACGCATACGTGCCGATCTGACAGCCAAGGGCATCGAGATCATTGATGACGAGATGGCGCCGGTGCATGCCTCCGGTCATCCCCCACAGGAGGATCTGCGTCAGCTGTATGGCTGGTTGCGAGCCCGTTATCTGTTGCCGGTGCATGGCGAAAACTATCACCAGCAAGCGCATATGGCCTTTGGTCGTGAACTGGGTTTGCAGGGCCTGGTGCCGAACAACGGTGACCTGATCGACCTGTCGGCTCAGCCGGCCCGGGTGGCGGAGCTGCCCTGGGGCCTGGTCGAGCTGCCACCGTCCTGA
- the argH gene encoding argininosuccinate lyase: MSQEKTTNQSWGGRFSEPVDAFVARFTASVNFDQRLYKHDIQGSIAHASMLAQVGVLTTDERDTIIEGLRAIQSEIEAGEFDWQVELEDVHMNIEARLTQRIGITGKKLHTGRSRNDQVATDIRLWLREEIDIILSELERLQSGLLDQAEQHAEVIMPGFTHLQTAQPVTFGHHLLAWYEMLRRDTERLLDCRKRVNRMPLGSAALAGTTYPIDRSITCELLGFDAVSGNSLDGVSDRDFAIEFCAAAAVAMMHLSRFSEELVLWTSAQFNFIDLPDRFCTGSSIMPQKKNPDVPELVRGKSGRVYGHLMGLLTLMKSQPLAYNKDNQEDKEPLFDAVDTLRDSLRAFADMIPAIKPRVDMMREAALRGFSTATDLADYLVRKGLPFRDCHEIVGLAVKYGVDQGKDLAEMSLAELRQFSDQIEQDVFDVLTLEGSVNARDHIGGTAPAQVRAAVTRGRAQLQADNA, translated from the coding sequence ATGAGCCAAGAAAAAACGACCAACCAATCCTGGGGTGGCCGCTTCAGCGAGCCGGTAGATGCCTTTGTTGCCCGGTTCACCGCCTCGGTGAATTTCGATCAGCGCCTGTACAAACATGACATTCAGGGCTCGATCGCCCATGCCAGCATGCTGGCTCAGGTTGGTGTACTGACCACGGACGAACGCGACACCATCATTGAAGGCCTGCGCGCCATCCAGAGTGAAATCGAAGCCGGTGAGTTTGACTGGCAGGTCGAACTGGAAGATGTGCACATGAACATCGAAGCCCGCCTGACCCAGCGCATCGGCATCACCGGCAAGAAACTCCACACCGGACGCTCGCGCAACGATCAGGTCGCCACCGACATTCGCCTCTGGCTGCGCGAGGAAATCGACATCATCCTCAGCGAGCTGGAGCGCCTGCAAAGCGGCCTGCTGGATCAGGCCGAGCAGCATGCCGAGGTGATCATGCCCGGCTTTACCCATTTGCAGACCGCCCAACCGGTGACCTTCGGCCACCACCTGCTGGCCTGGTACGAAATGCTGCGCCGCGATACCGAACGCCTGCTCGACTGCCGCAAGCGGGTCAACCGCATGCCGCTGGGCAGCGCCGCACTGGCCGGCACCACCTACCCGATCGACCGCAGCATTACCTGTGAACTGCTCGGCTTCGATGCCGTCTCCGGCAATTCGCTGGATGGCGTCTCAGACCGCGATTTCGCCATCGAATTCTGCGCCGCCGCCGCCGTGGCCATGATGCACCTGTCGCGCTTCTCCGAAGAGCTGGTGCTGTGGACCAGCGCACAGTTCAACTTTATCGACCTGCCCGACCGCTTCTGCACCGGCTCATCGATCATGCCGCAGAAGAAAAACCCCGATGTGCCCGAGCTGGTGCGCGGCAAATCCGGCCGCGTCTATGGTCACCTCATGGGCCTGCTGACCCTGATGAAAAGCCAGCCGCTGGCCTACAACAAGGACAACCAGGAAGACAAGGAGCCGCTGTTCGACGCCGTGGATACCCTGCGCGACAGCCTGCGCGCCTTCGCCGACATGATTCCGGCGATCAAGCCCCGCGTGGACATGATGCGTGAAGCCGCGTTGCGTGGCTTCTCCACCGCCACCGACCTGGCCGACTACCTGGTACGCAAGGGCCTGCCGTTCCGTGACTGTCACGAGATCGTCGGCCTGGCGGTGAAATACGGCGTCGACCAGGGCAAGGATCTGGCCGAAATGAGCCTCGCTGAACTGCGCCAGTTCAGCGACCAGATCGAGCAGGATGTGTTTGACGTACTGACACTGGAAGGCTCGGTGAATGCTCGTGACCACATCGGCGGTACCGCACCGGCCCAGGTGCGTGCAGCCGTAACGCGGGGCCGCGCTCAACTGCAGGCGGATAACGCCTGA
- a CDS encoding sensor histidine kinase, which yields MKNGLWTLLKRPYAGDDFFLPDLCSSIAVFTMVILAELVVLLWVLAEPGGSGFDWMRLAMASLFVQWVVLLSAALLCRLRPWMQRQALWLSIAACYAVVVGLTLLFTVLANWVLLQGMLGTPLTDFAQLLRHGLIALIMTSLLLRYFYLQLQWQHQQQAELRARLQALQSRIRPHFLFNSLNSIVSLIGTAPDKAENAVLDLADLFRANLTEVEGVATWGEERRLCEGYLRIEQYRLDERLQASWQVSGLPDATPMPLLTLQPILENAIFYGVQPNPQGGDILIRGRRENDRVELEVSNSVCAQEPAGEGAHMALDNIRARLQALFGQEARLDAWQEDSRYFCRVVYSCKQGPSMRSNH from the coding sequence ATGAAGAACGGACTCTGGACCTTGCTCAAACGACCCTATGCGGGAGATGATTTCTTCCTCCCGGACCTGTGTTCGTCGATTGCCGTGTTTACCATGGTGATTCTGGCTGAGTTGGTGGTCTTGCTGTGGGTGCTGGCGGAGCCGGGGGGCAGCGGCTTTGACTGGATGCGGCTGGCCATGGCCTCGCTGTTCGTGCAGTGGGTGGTGTTGCTCTCGGCAGCCTTGCTCTGTCGTTTGCGCCCATGGATGCAACGCCAGGCCCTGTGGCTGTCGATTGCCGCCTGTTATGCGGTCGTGGTCGGTCTGACGCTGCTGTTCACGGTGCTGGCCAACTGGGTCCTGCTGCAGGGAATGCTCGGTACGCCGCTGACTGACTTTGCCCAGTTGCTGCGGCACGGATTGATTGCGTTGATCATGACCAGCCTGTTGTTGCGCTATTTCTACCTGCAGCTGCAATGGCAGCATCAGCAGCAGGCCGAATTGCGCGCCCGCTTGCAGGCCTTGCAGTCGCGCATCCGGCCCCATTTCCTGTTCAACAGCCTGAACAGCATCGTCAGCCTGATCGGAACGGCGCCGGACAAGGCGGAAAACGCGGTGCTGGATCTGGCTGATCTGTTTCGCGCCAATCTGACGGAAGTGGAAGGGGTTGCTACCTGGGGTGAAGAGCGGCGTCTGTGCGAGGGGTATCTGCGGATTGAGCAATATCGTCTGGATGAGCGCTTGCAGGCCAGCTGGCAGGTGAGCGGGTTGCCGGACGCTACGCCAATGCCTTTGCTGACCCTGCAACCCATTCTGGAAAATGCGATCTTCTATGGCGTGCAGCCCAACCCGCAGGGCGGTGATATCCTGATTCGGGGTCGGCGCGAGAATGACCGGGTTGAACTCGAAGTCAGCAACAGTGTCTGTGCTCAAGAGCCTGCTGGTGAAGGAGCACACATGGCGCTGGACAATATTCGCGCCCGATTGCAGGCCCTGTTTGGCCAAGAGGCACGATTGGATGCCTGGCAAGAAGACTCGCGCTACTTTTGTCGCGTGGTCTACTCTTGTAAACAAGGACCCTCAATGCGGAGTAATCATTAA
- a CDS encoding LytR/AlgR family response regulator transcription factor, with product MKVLIADDEPLARERLLRLVDALPGYQALSDSATNGHEVLQLVAEQQPDIVLLDIRMPGMDGLQAAARLCELPQAPAVVFCTAYGEYALEAFNVSAVGYLLKPVRREELAEALDKAQRLNRMQLASLGRPPNEQDVSQARSHISARTRKGIELIPVCDVMYFIADHKYVTLRHEQGEVLLDEPLKALEDEFGQQFVRIHRNALVARDRIEGLHREGSHFQLYLKEFPDEPLTVSRRHVPGVRNLIKQLERR from the coding sequence ATGAAAGTATTGATCGCCGATGATGAGCCTTTGGCCCGTGAACGCTTGCTGCGCCTGGTAGATGCCTTGCCGGGCTATCAGGCATTGAGTGACAGTGCGACCAACGGGCACGAGGTGCTGCAGTTGGTGGCTGAGCAGCAGCCGGACATAGTGCTGCTGGATATCCGCATGCCGGGTATGGATGGTTTGCAGGCTGCAGCCCGGTTGTGTGAGTTGCCGCAGGCTCCCGCGGTGGTGTTCTGTACCGCTTACGGTGAGTATGCGCTGGAGGCCTTCAATGTCAGCGCCGTGGGTTATCTGCTCAAGCCGGTGCGCCGCGAGGAGCTGGCCGAAGCACTGGACAAGGCGCAGCGACTCAATCGCATGCAGCTGGCCAGTCTGGGCCGCCCACCGAACGAGCAGGACGTCAGTCAGGCCCGTAGCCATATCAGTGCACGCACGCGCAAGGGGATTGAGCTGATTCCGGTCTGTGACGTGATGTACTTCATTGCCGATCACAAGTACGTCACTCTGCGTCACGAGCAGGGAGAGGTGCTGCTGGACGAGCCGCTGAAAGCCCTGGAAGACGAATTTGGCCAGCAATTTGTGCGCATTCACCGCAATGCGCTGGTTGCGCGGGACCGGATTGAGGGCTTGCATCGCGAGGGCAGTCATTTCCAGCTCTATCTCAAAGAGTTTCCGGACGAGCCGCTGACCGTCAGTCGCCGTCATGTTCCCGGTGTGCGCAATTTGATCAAGCAGCTGGAGCGTCGCTGA
- the hemC gene encoding hydroxymethylbilane synthase, whose product MTRELRIATRKSALALWQAEYVKARLEELHPGLKVSLVPMVSRGDKLLDSPLAKIGGKGLFVKELETAILNDEADLAVHSMKDVPMAFPPGLELPVICEREEPTDAFVSNHYDNVDALPAGSVVGTSSLRRQAQLLARRPDLVVRFLRGNVNTRLAKLDAGEYDAIILATAGLMRLGFDDRIRYAMPPEESLPAGGQGAVGIECRTDDDELKALLAPLNDHDSALRVRAERALNTHLNGGCQVPIACYAIRENGQLWLRGLVGDPMGTTMLRAEASGPEEEPVALGIAVAEDLLRQGAKAILDAVYEEADGQ is encoded by the coding sequence ATGACACGAGAACTGCGAATTGCCACCCGCAAGAGCGCCCTGGCCCTGTGGCAGGCCGAATACGTCAAAGCGCGTCTGGAAGAACTGCACCCCGGCCTGAAGGTCAGCCTGGTGCCCATGGTCAGCCGTGGCGACAAGTTGCTCGACTCGCCGCTGGCCAAGATTGGTGGCAAGGGGCTGTTCGTCAAGGAGCTGGAAACCGCGATCCTGAATGACGAGGCCGATCTGGCCGTGCACTCGATGAAAGACGTGCCCATGGCCTTTCCCCCCGGACTGGAACTGCCGGTGATCTGTGAACGCGAAGAACCCACCGATGCGTTTGTTTCCAACCATTATGACAACGTCGATGCCTTGCCGGCGGGCAGTGTGGTGGGTACCTCCAGCCTGCGCCGTCAGGCACAGTTGCTGGCACGCCGTCCCGATCTGGTCGTGCGCTTTCTGCGTGGCAATGTGAATACCCGCCTGGCCAAGCTGGATGCCGGTGAGTATGACGCGATTATTCTCGCCACTGCCGGTTTGATGCGACTGGGTTTTGATGACCGTATCCGCTACGCCATGCCGCCGGAAGAAAGCCTGCCGGCTGGAGGGCAGGGCGCCGTGGGTATCGAATGCCGTACGGATGACGATGAGCTGAAAGCGCTGCTGGCGCCACTGAATGACCATGACAGTGCGCTTCGGGTGCGCGCCGAGCGGGCATTGAATACTCACCTCAACGGCGGCTGCCAGGTGCCGATTGCGTGCTATGCCATACGTGAAAACGGTCAGCTCTGGTTGCGTGGCCTGGTTGGCGACCCCATGGGCACCACCATGCTGCGAGCCGAGGCCAGCGGGCCGGAAGAGGAGCCGGTAGCCCTGGGCATTGCAGTAGCTGAAGACTTGCTGCGCCAGGGTGCCAAGGCGATTCTGGATGCCGTGTACGAGGAGGCTGACGGCCAGTGA
- a CDS encoding uroporphyrinogen-III synthase gives MRRVLLTRSNADNARLAAQLQARGIASHSLPLLDLQPLTETPQQRSLMLDLDRYHAVMVVSPTAARLGLLRLDRYWPQPPIGQHWFAVGAGTAAPLADYGLPVVYPQQGQDSESLLALPIWAELLQQDGLRVMIWRGEGGREHLANQVRAAGGQVDYLELYRRQPGPDLTSGLMAAEAAGVSDILLLSSQALQFWQQAAAERWPHQAGWRCWVPGERVAALARAAGCKDVRVCAGADDAALLAAISTDYMS, from the coding sequence GTGAGACGGGTGTTGTTGACCCGCAGCAATGCAGACAATGCGCGGCTGGCTGCGCAACTGCAGGCCCGTGGTATCGCCAGCCACAGCCTGCCATTGCTGGATTTGCAACCGTTGACGGAAACGCCGCAACAGCGCAGCCTGATGCTGGACCTGGATCGGTATCATGCGGTGATGGTGGTCAGCCCGACCGCCGCGCGCCTGGGCTTGCTGCGACTGGATCGTTACTGGCCCCAGCCACCCATTGGCCAGCACTGGTTTGCCGTGGGTGCCGGTACGGCAGCCCCATTGGCCGATTACGGCCTGCCGGTGGTTTATCCGCAACAGGGGCAGGACAGTGAGTCCTTGCTGGCACTGCCGATCTGGGCAGAGCTGTTGCAGCAGGATGGATTGCGCGTAATGATCTGGCGTGGCGAAGGTGGCCGCGAGCACCTGGCCAATCAGGTTCGGGCAGCGGGCGGCCAGGTCGACTATCTTGAATTGTATCGGCGTCAGCCTGGCCCCGACCTGACGTCTGGATTGATGGCCGCCGAGGCGGCCGGGGTGAGTGATATTCTATTGCTCAGCAGCCAGGCCCTGCAGTTTTGGCAACAGGCAGCTGCTGAGCGCTGGCCGCATCAGGCAGGTTGGCGTTGCTGGGTACCCGGCGAGCGTGTGGCTGCACTGGCGCGGGCAGCAGGCTGCAAGGATGTGCGCGTTTGCGCAGGGGCTGATGATGCGGCGTTGCTTGCGGCCATCAGTACCGATTACATGAGCTGA